Proteins from a single region of Pyrus communis chromosome 6, drPyrComm1.1, whole genome shotgun sequence:
- the LOC137737012 gene encoding uncharacterized protein, whose product MSLFSPIPRLLLVLLCLLGLGLGFGDALKVPLRIKDVLPVLPRQISWPVLNNFHSAVDLLPSFIGAVTPDNSSIQWEGACFSGNQARLEFTEGDRGKSDLGGGVLYLKTSEAHSWACMDLYVFATPYRITWDYYFSAREHTLKFDSWEESAELEYVKQHGVSVFLMPSGMLGTMLSLIDVLPLFSNTAWGQNANLDFLKKHMGATFEKRSQPWQTTINPADVHSGDFLAVSKIRGRWGGFETLEKWVTGAFAGHTSVCLKDEMGNLWVGESGHENEKGEEIIAVVPWDEWWELALKDSSNPQIALLPLHPELRAKFNSTAAWEYARSMSGKPYGYHNMIFSWIDTMADNFPPPLDTHLVVSVMSMWTRMQPAYAANMWNEALNKRLGTEGLDLYEILAEVESREMAFDHLLTIPEQDEWVYSDGKSTTCVAFILAMYKEAGIFGPISNSIQVTEFTIRDAYMLKIFEDNQTRLPSWCNGKDEKLLFCQILGEYRMELPLYNTLEPYANMNEHCPSLPPTYDRPTRC is encoded by the exons ATGTCTCTATTTTCCCCCATTCCACGGCTGCTATTAGTTCTGTTATGCTtactagggttagggttaggcttTGGGGACGCTCTGAAGGTGCCCCTTAGGATCAAGGACGTGCTTCCGGTTCTGCCGAGGCAGATATCGTGGCCGGTGCTCAACAATTTCCATAGTGCTGTGGATTTGTTGCCTTCTTTTATTGGGGCGGTGACTCCTGATAACAGTTCGATTCAATGGGAAGGGGCTTGCTTTTCCGGTAACCAGGCCCGGCTCGAGTTCACCGAAGGCGATCGGGGTAAATCCGATTTGGGAGGTGGCGTTCTCTATCTAAAG ACTTCTGAGGCACACAGCTGGGCCTGTATGGATCTTTATGTTTTTGCAACACCGTATCGTATTACATGGGATTATTACTTCTCTGCTCGAGAACATACTTTGAAGTTCGACTCGTGGGAAGAATCTGCAGAGTTGGAATAT GTAAAGCAGCACGGGGTCTCTGTGTTTCTCATGCCATCAGGGATGCTGGGGacaatgctttctttgatagaTGTTTTGCCTCTGTTTTCTAACACTGCATGGGGTCAAAATGCAAACTTGGATTTTTTGAAGAAGCACATGGGTGCAACATTTGAAAAACGTTCTCAGCCGTGGCAAACAACCATAAATCCCGCAGATGTTCATTCTGGTGATTTTCTAGCAGTTTCAAAGATCCGTGGTAGATGGGGTGGATTTGAGACATTGGAAAAATGGGTAACGGGAGCATTTGCTGGCCATACATCAGTGTGCTTGAAGGATGAGATGGGCAATCTATGGGTTGGTGAATCTGGACATGAGAATGAAAAG GGTGAAGAGATTATAGCAGTGGTTCCATGGGATGAGTGGTGGGAGTTGGCACTCAAGGATAGTTCTAATCCCCAAATAGCCTTGCTTCCCTTGCATCCAGAGTTGCGTGCAAAATTCAATTCTACTGCAGCATGGGAATATGCTCGGAGCATGTCAGGGAAGCCATATGGTTATCACAACATGATATTTAGCTGGATTGACACCATGGCCGACAACTTTCCTCCTCCTCTTGATACTCACTTG GTTGTTTCTGTCATGTCTATGTGGACCAGAATGCAGCCTGCATATGCTGCAAATATGTGGAATGAGGCTCTCAACAAGCGGCTTGGTACAGAG GGTTTGGACCTGTATGAGATTCTAGCTGAGGTTGAAAGCCGCGAAATGGCCTTTGATCACTTGCTTACAATTCCTGAACAAGATGAATGGGTATATAGTGATGGAAAATCGACCACATGTGTTGCTTTTATTCTTGCAATGTATAAAGAAGCTGGGATTTTCGGTCCTATTTCCAACTCTATACAAGTTACTGAGTTCACT ATTCGTGATGCATACATGCTTAAGATTTTTGAGGATAACCAAACCCGCTTGCCAAGTTGGTGCAACGGTAAGGATGAAAAGCTCCTATTCTGCCAGATCCTTGGTGAATACCGGATGGAACTACCTCTATATAACACCCTAGAGCCATACGCTAACATGAACGAGCACTGCCCTTCCCTGCCTCCTACTTACGACAGACCCACCCGATGCTAA